In Sander vitreus isolate 19-12246 chromosome 7, sanVit1, whole genome shotgun sequence, a genomic segment contains:
- the tp53inp2b gene encoding uncharacterized protein tp53inp2b isoform X1, whose amino-acid sequence MFQRLSNLLFGEVEEVEAELKGPNPCVTEADEEGWMLVNLPEESDYMVQAEDETGAPLITQSFPDSNLSNHQVTHTRTECPAPIPHPPHKRRRTHKGRARGAVALSDPMSCPSASPSDSGATTPVTLPRRARLSTPFSTPSLSPGSGSECGGSGGRSRAGPERGCMDESWFVTPPPCFTAEGATAEASPMEDLLIEHPSMSVYVSPSNFSMVSNSNLSVVGEESIVSLASSVSRVAEPASAPASRSTMPTRVSRGAAAQAGALAKVTQVARVQRNKARIERRHLGRNRIQRQNRTREQVPRHAAHARNTFLHQPSKRNICH is encoded by the exons ATGTTTCAGCGTTTGAGCAACCTGTTGTTTGGGGAGGTAGAAGAGGTGGAAGCTGAGCTGAAGGGACCCAACCCCTGTGTGACGGAGGCCGACGAAGAGGGATGGATGCTCGTCAACCTGCCTG AAGAATCTGACTACATGGTGCAGGCGGAGGATGAGACGGGAGCCCCACTGATTACACAATCATTCCCAGACAGTAACTTATCAAATCATCAAGTCACACATACAAGGACTGAATGCCCGGCCCCCATTCCCCACCCCCCTCACAAGCGCCGCAGGACACATAAAGGTCGGGCACGAGGTGCAGTAGCACTATCAGACCCCATGTCTTGTCCAAGCGCAAGTCCGTCAGACTCGGGTGCCACCACACCTGTGACCCTGCCGAGACGGGCCAGACTATCCACACCCTTCTCCACCCCGTCATTGTCCCCTGGCTCTGGAAGTGAGTGTGGGGGCAGTGGGGGTAGAAGTAGGGCAGGTCCAGAGAGAGGCTGCATGGATGAGAGCTGGTTTGTCACCCCTCCCCCCTGTTTCACTGCAGAGGGAGCCACAGCAGAGGCCAGCCCGATGGAGGACCTACTCATCGAGCACCCCAGCATGTCTGTGTACGTCTCACCAAGCAACTTCTCCATGGTCTCCAACAGCAACCTGTCTGTGGTGGGAGAGGAAAGCATTGTCAGCCTGGCGAGCAGCGTGAG TAGAGTGGCAGAACCAGCTTCTGCCCCCGCCAGCCGCAGCACTATGCCCACCAGGGTGAGCCGTGGAGCAGCTGCCCAGGCTGGAGCTCTGGCCAAGGTCACCCAAGTGGCCAGGGTCCAGCGTAACAAAGCCCGGATCGAGCGACGCCATCTGGGCCGTAACCGCATCCAACGCCAAAACCGCACCAGGGAGCAGGTCCCGCGCCACGCAGCCCACGCCAGAAACACCTTCCTTCACCAGCCCAGCAAGCGTAACATCTGCCACTAA
- the tp53inp2b gene encoding uncharacterized protein tp53inp2b isoform X2 translates to MFQRLSNLLFGEVEEVEAELKGPNPCVTEADEEGWMLVNLPESDYMVQAEDETGAPLITQSFPDSNLSNHQVTHTRTECPAPIPHPPHKRRRTHKGRARGAVALSDPMSCPSASPSDSGATTPVTLPRRARLSTPFSTPSLSPGSGSECGGSGGRSRAGPERGCMDESWFVTPPPCFTAEGATAEASPMEDLLIEHPSMSVYVSPSNFSMVSNSNLSVVGEESIVSLASSVSRVAEPASAPASRSTMPTRVSRGAAAQAGALAKVTQVARVQRNKARIERRHLGRNRIQRQNRTREQVPRHAAHARNTFLHQPSKRNICH, encoded by the exons ATGTTTCAGCGTTTGAGCAACCTGTTGTTTGGGGAGGTAGAAGAGGTGGAAGCTGAGCTGAAGGGACCCAACCCCTGTGTGACGGAGGCCGACGAAGAGGGATGGATGCTCGTCAACCTGCCTG AATCTGACTACATGGTGCAGGCGGAGGATGAGACGGGAGCCCCACTGATTACACAATCATTCCCAGACAGTAACTTATCAAATCATCAAGTCACACATACAAGGACTGAATGCCCGGCCCCCATTCCCCACCCCCCTCACAAGCGCCGCAGGACACATAAAGGTCGGGCACGAGGTGCAGTAGCACTATCAGACCCCATGTCTTGTCCAAGCGCAAGTCCGTCAGACTCGGGTGCCACCACACCTGTGACCCTGCCGAGACGGGCCAGACTATCCACACCCTTCTCCACCCCGTCATTGTCCCCTGGCTCTGGAAGTGAGTGTGGGGGCAGTGGGGGTAGAAGTAGGGCAGGTCCAGAGAGAGGCTGCATGGATGAGAGCTGGTTTGTCACCCCTCCCCCCTGTTTCACTGCAGAGGGAGCCACAGCAGAGGCCAGCCCGATGGAGGACCTACTCATCGAGCACCCCAGCATGTCTGTGTACGTCTCACCAAGCAACTTCTCCATGGTCTCCAACAGCAACCTGTCTGTGGTGGGAGAGGAAAGCATTGTCAGCCTGGCGAGCAGCGTGAG TAGAGTGGCAGAACCAGCTTCTGCCCCCGCCAGCCGCAGCACTATGCCCACCAGGGTGAGCCGTGGAGCAGCTGCCCAGGCTGGAGCTCTGGCCAAGGTCACCCAAGTGGCCAGGGTCCAGCGTAACAAAGCCCGGATCGAGCGACGCCATCTGGGCCGTAACCGCATCCAACGCCAAAACCGCACCAGGGAGCAGGTCCCGCGCCACGCAGCCCACGCCAGAAACACCTTCCTTCACCAGCCCAGCAAGCGTAACATCTGCCACTAA
- the tp53inp2b gene encoding tumor protein p53-inducible nuclear protein 2 isoform X3 — translation MFQRLSNLLFGEVEEVEAELKGPNPCVTEADEEGWMLVNLPEGATAEASPMEDLLIEHPSMSVYVSPSNFSMVSNSNLSVVGEESIVSLASSVSRVAEPASAPASRSTMPTRVSRGAAAQAGALAKVTQVARVQRNKARIERRHLGRNRIQRQNRTREQVPRHAAHARNTFLHQPSKRNICH, via the exons ATGTTTCAGCGTTTGAGCAACCTGTTGTTTGGGGAGGTAGAAGAGGTGGAAGCTGAGCTGAAGGGACCCAACCCCTGTGTGACGGAGGCCGACGAAGAGGGATGGATGCTCGTCAACCTGCCTG AGGGAGCCACAGCAGAGGCCAGCCCGATGGAGGACCTACTCATCGAGCACCCCAGCATGTCTGTGTACGTCTCACCAAGCAACTTCTCCATGGTCTCCAACAGCAACCTGTCTGTGGTGGGAGAGGAAAGCATTGTCAGCCTGGCGAGCAGCGTGAG TAGAGTGGCAGAACCAGCTTCTGCCCCCGCCAGCCGCAGCACTATGCCCACCAGGGTGAGCCGTGGAGCAGCTGCCCAGGCTGGAGCTCTGGCCAAGGTCACCCAAGTGGCCAGGGTCCAGCGTAACAAAGCCCGGATCGAGCGACGCCATCTGGGCCGTAACCGCATCCAACGCCAAAACCGCACCAGGGAGCAGGTCCCGCGCCACGCAGCCCACGCCAGAAACACCTTCCTTCACCAGCCCAGCAAGCGTAACATCTGCCACTAA